The following are from one region of the Paenibacillus sp. JZ16 genome:
- the mciZ gene encoding Z-ring formation inhibitor MciZ, translating into MKSYKGDHSVHMVGQAWQIRIMLKQWQQQWGSETKIMDIISKSSKNIYENKG; encoded by the coding sequence ATGAAAAGCTACAAAGGGGATCATTCCGTACATATGGTAGGACAGGCTTGGCAGATACGGATCATGCTGAAACAATGGCAACAGCAATGGGGCTCGGAAACGAAAATCATGGATATAATTTCTAAGTCTTCTAAAAATATTTACGAAAACAAGGGGTGA